In Ornithodoros turicata isolate Travis chromosome 1, ASM3712646v1, whole genome shotgun sequence, the DNA window gcactactacaacatttctcacttcacaacagaaccttatgatgatcttaacagctcacctcttcggccaggagtccctgggcagcaacattctattagccatgttgtttttctttttcggaatcctccgtgcagccacataccatgcctggaatggaaaaccagctataaataacaatgtatttgaatgacttcctcttgaagtatttattctaatcagatatgcttttgtgcctagtatggtgcgcgaaggcacataagtacaacatttgcagacgttcgacgtaagcagttcaagtacgccgacttgcgcttttatttttgaagaaataggacgacaaattttaacaaattaaatatggctcacaatgatacgagtaaatgctgctgtacggtgatgcattgtcggtatcttatcgtcttcgaataaatttgttgttcctaaacgcgcaaccaactagaaacggcgcaaacctacgaacagataccgagttacatctattacagacacttcggctgttttgattcatttaaattactcgtatgagaatctaactatgtgtggacagcacactactaagccagacaatctacgaaagcattactcaccagaattcctgctagacttggtcttggtcaacgCTGCGCGACGTACGTTGGGTCtatggcgattcattcaactcgatttttaccggaacaacaggccctgctcgaaagacaacgacggaaaatagagagacgttataaagtccgctaatttgcacattacagcactacaaatcgatatatggacacgtcgtaaacagcaaccactcgctcacacaagaaacgaggtacccaacgttgctagacgcCATCCGAACTCCAAAGTGAGAGTCGCAAAACAACAAggtatcaaaacacgaaaggaagagtattgatcccccctccttctatagcatgcaaaacgtgatttgcgctgagatgaacatatatgctcatgacgcgagtaattttcacttttcactgatccaaaggaggtcacgtgggatggcttgacgcttgcgaaattaacagcaatgaaaatggcgaaacgaaacttgtgaatcgtgcatttgctcttcatggtagctgccagaaaatcgaatcaaacttatgggacactggattacaggtatgttgacatctttttcattcccgcatatcatttcacattacactatacctaaatacatggtgtcatgtcatgggggtcatgtctcacgatgctggggaagtagttgcatggggaagtgtgcatggttctagacttttaattttcaatcgcgtaatcgaaatatcggcacctctcgcattgtggcttgcatgtgaccaaccaagtgctgttcccttactagcgcttcctacaaacgacaaaacgaaacatgtgggaatgtatatttttgattactcatatataacaagaaaatgtatcgttttcaggttgctgccactactccatgtgcccgcaattgtcttgcgtgtatgattacactaacgacgtcgccgaccacggcggaagtgttttgcgtacacgcgtttcagcatgaagcctgcaggtaacatctgatgcttacccttcggatattctgaatttacatattgtagcttagaggaattccgaatgcccagagtgacacacacttataacattgtgacatcagtgcagtggcataagctctaatgtagtgccccacgaaaatgaacaaggggcagtggtttatccagaatcccaagcacgagaggggtgttggaaaaaattgtggggggagttcatcattatagttacgtcattacagcttaacataccattacagacgtatctgaagctgaaatcgcaagggcacaggcaaaaaagtttggggggtctggataaagcactgacgagggggactcctgcGCCCCAtctcaagcctcataaaacacctcatgaaatattttcctggctatgcagctgcatcattatgacgtaattgtcattgttgtccataattcttgaatatgttttgaatatatggaaaaaagtctgcttgacagcatatgtcttatggtcatcatcaaacaagagcatatgtcattttgttcagtgccttatgtacttttttaaatttcaggtggacgtaaattgtagaaggcagctagtgggggagaagatcatggtcataggtcatgtggctcctggagctcccagtgggctcccttgtggagtacttttcagaacacacacacacacagtttgctcacagaaccaacgagtaggatgttgcttgaatactgagagaaaatggcgcaACGCATACAAAATCGTGTGACagatatgacaataaaaacatttttcacgagggatgcatgaaacactgtcgcaatattgtgtgcatgaaccattgtgtgtgacacaagccgtgggggcacaccgcctcggacacattttcgaaagcataaaacacagtatatacagagctaatatggtggatgcttcttttttctttttggccgttatgagacatcttcggccgtaatgagactaccttcggccgtattgagactttggccgtaacgagacacttggggattcaaggattttcggccgtaatgagactttcggccgtaatgagacttcggccgtaatgagatgttaccaaaTCGTCACGAGCATagttttgaaaactatagcggcacatggGGAAatcgacgttgcatttgcactgaCCTTGTATTTCGagtaattaaacgagacctaattagtacatccacttcggatgtaaacatgttgtcatcccttataactaCAAAAATATGGtctctctaagaataaaaaaatcagtctaTGGGCaggctatatgcaccgcacctactagtcTTCTGCCTGTTTCTGCCGTCAAGAGCAAAAACCTGTATTTATAATTCACTTATTCACTCGCACGTTTTATACGCACAACTAGTCTGGGGCACTACTACCCGAACTAACTTAAATAAGCTTTTACGGGCACAAAAGAAGGCTGTAAGGTTTGTAGCAGATGTTCCCTACTACCACAGCACCGTGGAACTGTTTCCTAGATTTAACATAATACGCGCAACTAATCTGTACAATTATCGTTTGGCAGTAGCCTACGCAGACGCAGTAAAATCCGACATTACAGCATTCTTAGCTCTGGTTAACTTGTCCACCCGTCATCCTCAGTATTCGCTAAGGCACCATTCTGCATATCACGTCGCACGTCCAAGGACAATCTATGACACTCAATTGCTCTCATTCACCATGCCATCGCTTTTGAATCATTTGTTGCAGTTGAACGTCAGCCTTCATACCATCAGTTCACGCACGATTAAGCGGTATTTTCAGTAGCGTACgttttccgtttccgtttcatCCTCATAACACTTTGGTAATGGGCATGGCTGCCAGTATTGTTTGTTCATATTAAGAAAGAAAGAGTGTCTCTAACAATGCCCGCATAACTTATGTCCGTCATGTTAGTTGTGCATATATTTGTAAATAGCTGTTATCGTTATTATTTGATATTGAAACGTATGTACATTGCTGCCCGCGGGTCAGGCCACCGTCACGTTGTGAGCACAAAGCTTTTTGCCTGTACCCCCGCACCACTatggtgaaataaataaataaataaaaacagaagccatacactgagctgCAGGGCATGATAAAAGcgtccataagcatcactttggctttggcaagcatggctttgcctccacaggcatgactttgacataattgctttgtgccgtggtaaagggtactatgactgtgtttgcagtgcatttaaaacgttggcacctatagggctagattgcagccccctattgcgtgcagatattcggatgcctgcagagctgtaagctgttcttcctggtgaaagaaagcttgaagactgcataggttgtggctcactgccaaagagatacggttggagaagacaTACTGGatataaagcacagtgaggcatgctccacccaggccacaaggaggtactattactttgagccacCTGCTGTTAATACAGCAAGGACACCTATTTACACTGAcagaaagactgtgggctttttttcagttgtggttgaagggcacacgagatcataataaattgtttccaaaaactgttacgtcgcattctgacatgatctgagccagtatggtcagctgatgctgtaagatctacagaaaacacatgccagcagattctgaacatgctataggagagagtatgcccttgaaatgatgagatttgctCACTTTCCAGATTACTTCAGGattgtgaaaacaatcataaatgttgacaaagctgttatgaagcagcgactgcaactaatctgtagaactgcgcagaacagttgaatgcaaaatttgttcagagtgtgctatagcgtcgtACAGATGgaatgaatgagctgacgaaacatttttctttcgtaagaacaaatgcacctgtaggttctcaaaatgggaAAGTAGAGTATCGGTTTTTGCAGGAGACAGCCACAAGggcatctttttttctttttttttctgcttcctaGTTGGCCTCAACTAACGAACAAGCTGCAgtacattatggtgacaattcaatatgttacaggagagcactagttatacaaataagggaagatttcttttagacgacctatatgtgaatatactatctgaaaaaaaaatgcaagtgcttgatattctcaaacacttgaatgaatatagatcagcttgatatttttatgtgaagctaattacaagcaatcagttacaaccataaataatctgggcctccttcaagaatgctaatttgccggaaatttatcgtaaacttTACCCAAAATGTGCTGCGTTCTTGAGTTCTCtctacgtcaccagatttatactcgttctacatgccctttgggatggcagacccgtgcttcccctctaataGCAGGCAAGggaagcgcacaaatgatgtatatgtagatgtcagaaggaagctcgtaagggacaacttcatatttcggcacagtttattgttcaagaaaacaaaatgatgatttacattcgatatatgcatcgtctaaaaattgcacacaatttttttcagtgatagttaagagagtcaagctacatctctggctggttttggctggaatagcccagattgacagttacacaagctgatgtatgtcaacattgaaaatataaaggaaaaaaggcaatttaaaatgcctcactcaattcactacttttcatagcttacaccttgacaggtgtttttttgtcctaaaatggtttcattgccaaaatccacgagaatgaccgtcatcacattaacaagtttcaactgtataccaagtaattgCAAACATGTGCGTACTTTTCTGCAAtgaagatgtgaattacatcgttgagttgcaggttTCAGTgcaaaatcactgcttgtgatgtcactgctgagtgagtacggcactgctagtgacgcaacatgtgattccagtgtctttcaccccaccccatgttatttcatgatcaattagcatcagaatcaatgagcttacatgatgcacttatgaaacgaaatttcatgtgtgccgataaacatactgcagtgctaatttacaatgtagtttgtggctgtggagcccactcatattcagtatgccatgtgaactagaggagcattttctgccataaacattagatgagcgaagaccccaaaaaacgtaagcactgtttacgtgcatttgacaacctgcatttttattactgagaggctctcttcgtagctagagggGAAGGGTGCTGGTAATGTGGCACATGtacataagatgtagaaccagagacacagaaaaaaaattgatagcatatcatgatctcaatcatgtcatcgtgtccgtgtttctgtctcctgttctgcatttgttaatctttttgtgtagttgctggattttagcccaacagcaggtgTCAGCAATTAGAGCACACCAgtacatgcaaggcatacatttcctaattctccgcattcctgattcaagtaacgttgaagaagtaaccatgcgaagaaaaaatacaacagtgaagctggcttcagtacactacaacatgtcacatgtaacaatatacagtatgcctgagtgtttcccaaaccgtgtgtcaggacccccattgaggccgcgatagcccaaacggggcacaagagaaagcagatgaagtgagcgcaatatgccacaaaaccaaggaaactatctctctacgaccgcattatattgaagttgttttacaaaaatgcaagttcaattcagcgcacaatcagtcgggaaagaAGCTAACGCGTagcaatgctttgaatcaagtgtgtcgcagtattcctcactgtatcatgacgaggccgtggacctacatcagacgctacttgcaaacactagtataacattcatatttctttatttctttatttcgagaaccccaagggtccggaggacattacgtggggggtgggaactggagcgtaagatacattacAGCAACTtgacagaaacaaacaaacaaccaaaaaaagaacaacacaattagtagtaagtaaacaggaaaataaagaaacgacgatgaggagagagaggaggatgacgataacaagtgagtatggcagttaaaagctatctaaaagtgtgagcgatgaggtgatccaggatgagatatttacatgggGAGTTCGGtcatattggataaaagcggagcaatgcttaacatctacatctgacttaGTAACCCACACACGGTCAAAAtttggatgacattatcaaacggcacaagaggagtgtcacccagtagaagggctgggtggagtgggacatggtatctgtagaatgcggtgaaatactgttggcgttggtgttcgaagtgagggcgggatgccagtacgtgcaagacagtcaagctgtcaccccagtgcgcgcaagctggcggatcctgacctctgagtaggtggtgatgcgtcaGCCATatgtgcccaatcctcaatctcaGGTAAATAACTTCGGAGGATCTGTTCAGTCCAATGCAGCGGGAAAATGTGTGGCTGTGTGACGTGTagctttaacactggcaggatgtcttggtagggtagtcctagatcTGACTCTTCTTGTGTCAACGCTCgtcgagcctcacggtcggctcgttcattccccgggatcccagtgtggctggggacccagcagagacagattgaaaagcctcgggaacaaagttgagtcgcaagcgctcgtactcgcttgacgaggtgattcttgctgtcagagcatgaaagcagcgcacgcacttAGCCTACTGAATTGGAGTAAatcactgaattttgaaggtcgttttgttgaatgtgccgcagagccaggagaatcgcgtaaagctctgtggtgaaaactgtggcgttcgtgttcaggcgtgccgtcataatagaatcaccttcaagggcaacggccgccacaccattgcttactttggtcccatcagtgtagatggcatggtggttcccgaagttatggtgaatctccaggaattcctggagaatgacattgtgtgcagtggattgtttgtcaaactgtgtcatttttaaattggattgtattaGGTGTCTCTGCCAAGGggcagcatcgaggactgcctgctgcaggggaacgccaaagggactgaatcccacacgggaactcgccgcctgcacGCGAAGGGTaaacgagggtacaacagagggctttgcaaggaagagtcgctccagagcggggttcacactacagtctacaactgggtcatcgccctggcaCCTGTACTTTggcgcagccttcacatgttcaaattgtctccgtctctcgagcgaccattcattgccctcaacatacaaactcttcacaggggacgtccggaaggcaccggtggcgagtcggatgccttcgtggtggatggggtccaacaccttcaatgccgaaggccgcgccgagccatacacaACACTCCCGTACTCCATTACCGATCGCACAACAGAGTCGTATacccgcaacagtgtgactttgtcggctccccacgatcgatgggaCAAAACTTTGAGTATTttggaggatttcaggcacttctgttttatatagtttatgtgttgcacaaaagacagcttcttgtcaaataccacccccagaaatttttgctcatcacaaactggtagtgtgttgccgccgaggagcagcgagggctcagcaaatgtgcctcgcCTCCGCGTAAAaacaacacacgctgtcttttgcgcggaaaaccgttgaaaatgaaacgggcagcctgattctggatggcttccatggcgtcgcagagatacttttggggagggtcccaaatatgCGAAGCCCCATGTATTTGCTATGGGAGAAACCTTTGGATTATTGGTTAACAACTACTACACCGATTTTGATGAAATCACTCTTGTTCGATAGATCTTTGAAAGCCTGTGGGGAAATGGAGGAGAAACTGCGTGTTTATGcagtgcttttctttttctttttttttaaagacgtttatgaaaaattggaaaaatcaCACATCCCATTTGCGAAGCGTCCAGTTCGCAGTTAATGATAAGCAGACGAAAAGTTTGGTCTATTTCGCCCTCAGAAACCTTTCTCGAATATTTTCGCACCAGTATTACGTCTATCCACGGCTGTGTTCGTTGACCCCACATTCATTCACTCGTACACATGCTTGCGTCGTGATGACGCGTGCTTAATGTTAGCACCATGCCATGATTATTCATGATACAGACAACCATACACAAGTGGTTTATTCATTCTGTGGAATTCCAGCACTGATGGATCGTTCAATTCCGCATTCATCGGAGCCTCGCAGGATCTTGAAGTAGCCTAAAATAGAAAATGGAATAAAAACGCTTTCATCCCATGGCCACTGGGTACAGGGTACGTCGCACCGAACTAGAACGTATATAGCCAGCAGATTTGAGACTGTCACTGTGGAGCGTATACGTAAGGGGAGACTTCACATTATAGTTAACTGCTTAACTAAGTTTTTACACTAGGTAAGTGAAGTAAGAGctcctatctgcaggtatttagtaACGTTTGTAATAGGTACTGTGCCTCTGCGCTTCGTAATCCTATTTACAATTCATTGGGCAATACTTCTCCtccataacgtgtgcagcgttaatacaaaaacacactttttttttcggatacggttCTGCCATACAGGTACCTATATcgattgttacgtcatttgaagaactgtAGCAtgcaatcagacgccaacgcggaggtacacaacGTTCTACTCTACAGTATTAAAAATTAACCTCACACAtggcaggctcctagccaaccatcatcacgaacattgctgggcgtcctcactcgTGGGGACgctcatgaagacgcctcaccctcacctcacgacgatgaagtgaggatgagtgaggccaagccacgctgaatgttcctcacgaggacagtcgtgaggcattgtcctacatgaggcccaccgtgagggccctcatgaggccagttgTCGTGAGGCCAttaatacgtgagggtacaacgtattccgtgaggagcctcacggatTTAGCCGTGGGGCCCTTCGTGATGGACTTCACGGATGTGCTGATgggttcgggctcctctttgctgatgccaaacactaacgttaaacctcactgtgacagcaacaactgttaccaaatttatATAACCACAGCACGTAACCCTATTAACCGCTTAATGCGGCGCaatatcattagtaccaactagcGACACAGTAGTTGaacgccgacgtctcatgtgaacatgatgTAAAGTCCTTCTGAGGCAcatgtgcctcctagtgacttgaagacacggcAGGCCATGATGGCATTCACGAGACGAGGGCTGTGAGAATGAGctgtcgtgaggccatgagggtcctcatgaggtgaaggtactcgtgaggccatgtgggtcctcattaggcgaaagtacgtgaggcgccgtgaggagaTGCGGGCCCtcgtgaggtgaggacacgtgaggatgagcACCCTCACGAGGTGAAGATACATGAGGCCATGGaggttgtgaatagcctcattATGTGAACGCATGTGAGGATGAtgatggtgaggcctctcgggatcccgatgcgcTGAGGTGAtgtttgtgagggcaaaatttaaaattgAATGAGAGGGTGAGGGCGAATGAGGTTTAGATACTGCTGCGGAAAAGTTGGTGAGAGTAAGTGAGGCcaataaagtctgtgcttcgtgaggtgaggatgagcgAGGCCgtaggaaaatgcccacctatcatccggaatgacaacgttctcgtctcttatttgttgaaaacgcgaagcggagcctattttgtagccataatgctGTACATAATAGGCTCTTCCTCCTGTTAACGTTGTCATTGGAGGTAATGGTTGGCAAGCAGCGTGCTATAGGTGGTGAAGATACGCACCGATCAGATCCATCTGTACAAAGGATGtcaaatcgccgtttggagccgacacagtcagtaggctagcttggtagagtttaTTTTTAGCTAGAGTATTGGTACGTACTTGTGTATTTCACAATTTAAACTTCCTCTATTTTTTCTCTTTGCACTTAGGAGAAGTCCTTCGATGTACTTGTGTGTATATTTCAAGTTTCAAAATTTCATTTCCACACCTACCGTTGTCTCCCCAGTCGGAGTTCCACGAGTTGGCCGCCAGCCAGTAGGGCACACCCTTTTCTGTGCCCCATCCCAGAATTTTAACTGAATGGGCGCGAGAGGATGGGCCACTGGTGTGTTTGTACACACCTGCAAAAAATGATTTTTACAAGTGCTAAAAACTCTTCACCGTCGACAGAAGAGTAGGGGACAGCATACCGGATTTGTAGTGCCAGAAATCTTCATAGACCTCAAAGACAGCTACCACTGGACCGTTTTTGTAGATCTCTGCCTTAACCTGGTCTTGGTCTGGTCCAACGGAGTAAGGTGCTTGACCTGGGGGAAGTACAAATGATCTGAAGACACCACCGGAGGAAAGATCACTCTTACATAGCTTCCGACCCAGTTTGTGGAAACTTGTCTTAGGCTATGCAGAACACCGGGATGAGCAAATAGGATAACCTTAGAAGGTCGACTTCTGATTGGTTTCTCTTCCCTACGGTCTGAAGTAGTCCAGCCATCTTCTCTACAGCATATTGCGCGCAACCGACCGCGTGGATAaccgatttgagcacttttcaTGGTGTGTCTCACAACAGCAGTCTCACTTTGTCTCACATTTACTGATGAGTAGCAAACGTTGCGACAGCAGAACGTTTGACGAAACAACTTCGCGACAGATGCGTACGTCGACTGCATGGTGAAGCTTCGCAAAATGAACGACAGATGGCGCTTGCGGGATGGAATAGTTTTGGGAACCTCGAAGGAACATACCATTGCGCATCCCTTTGCGCCTCTCCGCGACCAGCCGTgccaaaaatatgtaaaccgaaaccaatcaaCTACTGCAACAAATAACCCGCTTCAGTGTccgatttttctctaaaaggcgTCCACCGAAGGTCTCGTAAGGGGTAGTAAgtcggttcgcgaattatttatccCGGGGATTTAATTGACGCACCCTGTAGAATCACCAGAATGCATCCGCCATCACGGCATGTGTCTCCGCCAGTGCGACGGTCAAGTGCTTACGATGACCAACGGTAATGACTggaggtgagtgcgggtaagcaaacttggatCCGCACCCGCAATAATTTTATTTGGGCGACCCTCACGCGCAGTGCTGTCTTTATACGCGCATACCCGCATTGGGACCCGCAGAGGTGAGTGTTCTTCGTCCACTTTACagctgtttctattttaaaacaatggaaattctcagtgttggctacgtgtctcggactgcttcaatcgtatgccaataaaactgcaaatCAACATAGAGCCATATATGTGTGCATTAATAATAGAACTCGCCCGCCAGCAGcagtctggcacatggatttaCGGCATAGAGtactgctgagctcgcgtgtgacacagagggatcacttagttggCCATGGAGTGAGATTAATGCGGGCATACCCGGTcgcattgcgggtacacccgcattttacccgctaccCGCAACGACCGCGAATTGCTATAcgcaaatcgtgacgatgtgcgggtaacagcgggtacccgcgggtatacccgctcCCGCGCTCAGCTCTGGGTAGTAATGACAGAGGATACACAATGCGCCTAGTGTGATTCGCTTTGTTTTTATCTTTTAACACATCAATTCTTTGTTTGTGTTGTGAAGCATACCATAATGTTTGTCCTCTTTGTAGGTCTTCTGGTACCCATCGCGGCATTTCTCTTGGCACGTCGGAGTCGGGATCGTTGTACAAGGTGCTCGCTTGCCCTTCATATGGTGTTCGCAGGGAGGGATTGCGTAGGGCACGCAGCCGTCTTTGGTGCCAAAGGGACCGCCAGTCACAATGCCTTCCTCGTTCCAGTATATCCAGGAGAAACTAGATATCCCGCCATCGCACCTGGGAAG includes these proteins:
- the LOC135374229 gene encoding cathepsin B-like codes for the protein MLKFAVTVSALVAVAWSRGVAPDGLHLTSDEMIDFINNLNTTWTAGRNFDKSISLEYLRGLMGVHPMSFMHRLPTIEHDVDPDDLPDSFDARQKWSHCHSIGDIRDQGSCASDWALAPAEAISDRVCIHSHGEIQVNISAEDILACCIWCGDGCDGGISSFSWIYWNEEGIVTGGPFGTKDGCVPYAIPPCEHHMKGKRAPCTTIPTPTCQEKCRDGYQKTYKEDKHYGQAPYSVGPDQDQVKAEIYKNGPVVAVFEVYEDFWHYKSGVYKHTSGPSSRAHSVKILGWGTEKGVPYWLAANSWNSDWGDNGYFKILRGSDECGIERSISAGIPQNE